CGAACGTCTGTCGCTGACGCTGCGCCATGTCACTGGCAAGGCCAAGCTGAACGAAGACAATATCAAGGATACGTTGCGCGAAGTGCGTATGGCGTTGCTCGAAGCCGACGTCGCCTTGCCGGTGGTCAAAGACTTCGTCAACAAGGTCAGAGACCGCGCCGTCGGCACCGAAGTGTCGCGCAGCCTGACACCGGGTCAGGCGTTCGTGAAGATCGTTCAGGCCGAACTTGAAGCATTGATGGGCGCGGCCAACGAAGATCTGGCACTCAACGTTACGCCACCGGCTGTCGTGCTAATGGCGGGTTTGCAGGGTGCGGGTAAAACCACCACCGCCGCTAAGTTGGCGCGTTTTCTAAAAGAACGCAGAAAGAAAAGCGTCATGGTGGTGTCGGTCGACGTCTATCGTCCTGCTGCCATCAAGCAGTTGGAAACCCTGGCCAACGAAGTCGGCGTTACCTTCTTCGCGTCCGATATCAGCCAGAAGCCAGTGGATATCGCACTGGCGGCGATTAAAGAAGCCACGCTCAAATTCATCGACGTCGTTATCGTCGATACCGCCGGCCGCTTGCACATCGATGTCGAGATGATGGGCGAGATCCAGGCGTTGCACGCGGCAGTGAAGCCGGCCGAAACCCTGTTCGTGGTTGACGCCATGACCGGTCAGGATGCCGCCAATACCGCCAAGGCCTTTGGCGATGCGCTGCCATTGACCGGTGTGATTCTGACCAAGGTCGACGGTGATGCACGCGGCGGTGCTGCGCTGTCGGTTCGGGCAATCACGGGCAAACCGATCAAGTTCATCGGTGTGGGCGAGAAGAGCGACGCGCTCGAACCGTTCCACCCGGACCGTATTGCGTCACGCATTCTCGGTATGGGCGATGTGCTCAGTCTGATTGAGCAAGCCGAGCAAGGTCTGGACAAAGAGAAAGCCGACAAGCTCGCGCAAAAACTGAAGAAAGGTAAGGGCTTCGACCTCGAAGACTTTCGCGATCAACTGCAACAGATGAAAAACATGGGCGGCTTAGGTGGCCTTATGGACAAGCTGCCAAGCATCGGCGGCATGAACGTGGCCCAAATGGGTAACGCTCAAGGCGCGGCCGAGAAGCAGTTCAAGCAGATGGAAGCCATCATCAATTCGATGACGCCTGCCGAGCGCCGAGACCCTGACCTGATCAGCGGCTCGCGCAAGCGCCGGATCTCCCTGGGTTCAGGTACTCAGGTGCAGGACATCGGGCGTCTGATCAAGCAGCACAAGCAAATGCAGAAAATGATGAAAAAATTCTCTGCGAAAGGCGGCATGGCAAAAATGATGCGCGGAATGGGCTCAATGATGCCCGGCCGCACTGGCCCGAAAATGTAATTGCAGTGCCCTCATATGGAGGTTCGCCTCCAGTAATCCTGCTTTTGGCGGGATTGAAATGCCGCTGTTTACAGCGGCTCCATAGCAGATCTCGATGGCATGGCGGTAGGCGCCTGAAAAAGACATTTGCAAAAGTGCGGATATTCCTTAGAATATGCGGCCTTTCGGGCACCTATGCCCGTTGTGCATCTTAGATTTGCAGCACGACTACAGGAACGATGCTTATATGCTTACCATCCGTCTTGCCCTCGGCGGCTCCAAAAAGCGCCCGTTTTACCATTTGACCGTGACCGACAGCCGCAACCCGCGCGACGGTTCACACAAAGAACAAGTTGGTTTCTTTAACCCGGTTGCTCGTGGTCAAGAAATCCGCCTGTCTGTGAATAACGAACGCGTTGCCTACTGGCTGAGCGTTGGTGCACAACCTTCTGAGCGCGTTGCTCAGTTGTTGAAGGACAATGCTAAGGCTGCGGCCTGAGCAATATGAACGCGACGCCAACCATTGCAGATGATTTGATCGTTATCGGCAAGATCTACTCGATTCACGGCGTTCGCGGCGAAGTGAAGGTTTTTTCCTTTACTGATCCAATTGGTAACCTCCTGGATTACAAACACCTCACGCTTCGGCGCGACGGTGAAGTACGACAGGTAGAGCTGGTCAGTGGACGCTTGCAAAACAAGTTCCTGGTCGCAAAGATCAAAGGTCTCGATGACCGTGAAGAAGCTCGTCTTCTGGCCGGTTTTGAAATCTGCGTTCCGCGTAACCTGTTCCCTGATCTGACCGACGGCGAGTACTACTGGTACCAGCTTGAAGGTCTCCAGGTCATCGACCACCTCGGGCAATTGCTCGGGAAGATTGATCATCTGCTGGAAACCGGCTCGAACGATGTAATAGTGGTCAAGCCTTGTGCAGGCAGCCTGGATGATCGCGAACGCTTGTTGCCCTATACAGAGCAATGCGTGTTGGCAGTCGACCTTGGTGCTGGCGAGATGAGGGTGGATTGGGATGCGGACTTCTAAGCGACATGGCTAGCCTACGCGTAGAAGTGATCAGTTTGTTCCCCGAGATGTTTTCCGCCATCAGCGACTACGGCATTACCAGCCGTGCGGTGAAACAAGGGCTGCTACAGCTGACTTGTTGGAATCCGCGGGACTA
The nucleotide sequence above comes from Pseudomonas sp. AB6. Encoded proteins:
- the rpsP gene encoding 30S ribosomal protein S16, translating into MLTIRLALGGSKKRPFYHLTVTDSRNPRDGSHKEQVGFFNPVARGQEIRLSVNNERVAYWLSVGAQPSERVAQLLKDNAKAAA
- the rimM gene encoding ribosome maturation factor RimM (Essential for efficient processing of 16S rRNA), which gives rise to MNATPTIADDLIVIGKIYSIHGVRGEVKVFSFTDPIGNLLDYKHLTLRRDGEVRQVELVSGRLQNKFLVAKIKGLDDREEARLLAGFEICVPRNLFPDLTDGEYYWYQLEGLQVIDHLGQLLGKIDHLLETGSNDVIVVKPCAGSLDDRERLLPYTEQCVLAVDLGAGEMRVDWDADF
- the ffh gene encoding signal recognition particle protein — translated: MFENLTERLSLTLRHVTGKAKLNEDNIKDTLREVRMALLEADVALPVVKDFVNKVRDRAVGTEVSRSLTPGQAFVKIVQAELEALMGAANEDLALNVTPPAVVLMAGLQGAGKTTTAAKLARFLKERRKKSVMVVSVDVYRPAAIKQLETLANEVGVTFFASDISQKPVDIALAAIKEATLKFIDVVIVDTAGRLHIDVEMMGEIQALHAAVKPAETLFVVDAMTGQDAANTAKAFGDALPLTGVILTKVDGDARGGAALSVRAITGKPIKFIGVGEKSDALEPFHPDRIASRILGMGDVLSLIEQAEQGLDKEKADKLAQKLKKGKGFDLEDFRDQLQQMKNMGGLGGLMDKLPSIGGMNVAQMGNAQGAAEKQFKQMEAIINSMTPAERRDPDLISGSRKRRISLGSGTQVQDIGRLIKQHKQMQKMMKKFSAKGGMAKMMRGMGSMMPGRTGPKM